AAGTGGCTAATATTTACGACGAGCGACATCCGGCGGTAATGTGGGCCTTGGAAAAAATCGTTAAAACCTGTGCTAAGCACGGGGTGACCAGTAGCATTTGCGGTCAAGCACCCTCTGACTATCCCGAAATCACTCGGAAGTTAGTGGAATGGGGAATCACTTCAGTTTCTATTAACGTCGACGTCATCGAGAAGACTAGGCAGATTGTGCATGACGCCGAGTTAGATTTGGCCCATAAGCGTTCGCGTAAATGAATATGAAAATTACAGATATTTCGGCCAGAAAAATACTCGCTTCTAAAGGCGACTGGACAATTGAGACGACTCTCGTCCTTGAGGATGGGTCATACGGGATTGCTTCGGTGCCGGCGGGAATTTCTACCGGTAAAGCGGAGGCGAAGACGTTAGAAGTGGGCGATTCGGTCATTCTCACCAATGATTCCTTGTCGAAGGAGTTAATAGACAAGGATTTTGCGACACTTAAAGATTTCGATTCAGCTTTAATTGCGCTTGACGGGACGCCGGATAAATCAAAACTCGGTGGTAACACAACACTGTCATTGTCCCTAGCTTTTGCCAAGGCGTCGGCGATGTTTAAAGATGAGTCACCTCTTTATATTTATTTAAGTGATATTATTGGGTCAAAATATTTGAAAATTCCAGAATTGCTAGTCTTGATGTTTGAAGGTGGGATGCACGCTCGTAGTTTGTTGTCGATTCAAGAGTTTATGGTCCATTGTAAAACAGTTGAGGATGGTCTTAAGTCGTATCAAAGGGTCAACGACGCCATGAATACTCGTAATTTGCCAACGACCGTTGGGTTTGAAGGGGCTTTTTCACCGCCAAATTTTACCAATGAAAATGCTTTAGATTTATTGTCGAGCTTATTCGGTCCCGGATCAATCAGTCTTGATGTGGCCGATTCTTACACCAATGGCGCGCCGCTTGATTTTGAAGATATTATTTCTAAATACGCGCCACTATCGATTGAGGATCCGTTTGATGAAGAGGCTTGGGATTCCTGGGAAGTTTTTAATAAAAATAATTCTTCAAAAACACTCGTTGTTGCTGATGACCTGGTCGTCACTAATAAAATTAGACTTCAGAAGGTAATCGAAAAGCATGCGGCCGGGGCAGTGGTCGTGAAAGCTAATCAAATCGGGACACTGAGCGAGACTCTAGAATTTGTTCAACTGGCTCGTCAAGCGAAACTTAAAATTATCGTCTCCCATCGCGGCGAAGAAACGACTGATGATTGGCTGGCGGATTTAGCGGTCGCGGTCGGCGCTGATTATGTTAAGTTTGGTGGGTTTGCCAGAGGAGAACGAATATCTAAATATAACCGACTCCTCCAAATTATTGATGACTTACGGTAGCGTTTATTTATTCCGTCATTCTGAATCAGAGGATAATCGCCAGCATTTGTTTAGCGGTTGGCGGGATCCTGATTTATCACAAAAAGGCGTCATTGATGCTGAAGAACTAGCAGAATTGCTTAAAGATAAGGTATTCATGAGTGTCTATACTTCCGATTTGAAGCGTAATTTAAGGACTGTAACGGAAGTTTTAAAATATCATCCCAACGTAGCCATAACTCAAGACAAACGACTTCGGGAGCGCAGTTACGGCGACCTTCAGGGAACGCCTCATTTAGATTTAATGCGTCAAGATTTAGCTTTATATTTAACTTATCATCGCTCCTACAACACACCGCCGCCGAATGGGGAAAGTATTGCTATGGTGGAAGAGCGGGTGTTGCCGTTTTGTAACGAATTAGCTGACCACGTCAAAAAATCCAGTCAAAACGTCGCTGTTTGCGCCGGGAACAATTCAATGCGTGTGATTCGGCGTTTTTTTGAAGGTTTTACAATTGAGGAGATGTTAAAAATTGATAATCCTTACGATAATTATTTTACCTACGAAGTAAAGGATTAATTATGTATGAAGTAATTACAATTGGCGGCGCCACTCAAGACATCTTTTTTATCGACGAAGACTTTCCGGTCAAAAATGACGCTTTAAGTATTGAGTGGGGCGAAAAATTCCTCGTTCGCAAATGCTTGATTACTTTTGGTGGGGGAGCAGCTAACTGCGCAGTAGGTCTTTCACGTTTAGGAATCAAGACCGCCTTTTGGGGGCAAATCGGTGACGATTTACCGGGGGCGGAAATTGCTAAAAACTTTAAGCAGGAAAAAGTGAGCTTGCAATTTTTAGAGATTACGGGGAAGGTGCATTCATCTGTATCGTCAATACTGGTGGGGCAGGGTGGGGAACACGCGATAATTATGTACCGTGGGACTAACGATGACTTGGAAATTGAGGCCGAAGCGTTATCAATTGAACTCACAAATACTAAATTCTTTTATTTGGCTGATGCGGGCAGTACTAGTGAAGCTTTAACTACTGAGGTTCTCAAACTTGTTAAATTTCATAATGTGCGTTTGGCTTTTGTGCCCGGTCAAAACCAATTAAAACTGGGAATTAATAAATTGGCGCCAATTTTGCAAGAAACTGACCTCTTCGTTCTCAATGTTTACGAGGCCTACGAACTTCTCGATCTTAAATATCAAAAAACAGAACTTAATACCTGCGCTACCATTGAAGAAGACGTTAAAAAAGCCTTGAAAAAGTTTTACGATTTAGGAGCTAAGAAAGTTATTATCACTCGCGATGTTTGCGGTTCTCAGGCTTATGACGGTAAAACTTTTTATAGCGAACCAAGTCCTGCGATCCTAGAATACATCGACACTACCGGTGCCGGCGATGCCTTTGCGACAGGCGCTTTGGCAGCTTTACTTCGCGGTCATGGCCTAGCTACCGCTCTGAAGTGGGGGAATTTGGAGTCGGCTTCTGTCATCGGCGTCTACGGCGCGCAGCCCGGTTTGCTGTCGAATATTTAACCCCTTGACAACTTCGTATAATATTCGTATATTATACCAATGCCACCAACTACTTACCGCCGCCAAAAAGAAGTTCTCGATTTTGTCTCTCAGTATATTCAGAAATACGGCAGCTCCCCAACTTTACAGGAAATTGCTTCCGCATTAGGCTTAAGTTCTCTAGCCACCGTTCATCAGCATTTAGAAGCTCTGGAGAAAAAAGGTCTAATTAAAAAATTTGATGGTAATATTAGAGGATTTGAAGTGATTAACGAAGTGATTACGCCAGCTTTAGAGGGTGTGGAAGTTCCAATCATTGGCTATATCGCCGCCGGGAAGCCGATTGAGGCTATTGAAAGTCCCCTAGACACGATTCGAATTTCGGCCAGCATGCTGTCCGGTAAAAAGCGGGCCTTTGTTCTTCAAGTTCGCGGCGAAAGTATGATTAACGATGGCATTCTCGATGGCGACTTCGTAGTTTGCGAACAACAACAAACGGCTAATAATGGCGACATAGTGGTGGCTCTTATTAACGGCGCTACGGCCACTTTAAAGCGCTATTACAAGGAAAAAGATCGAATTAGACTTCAACCGGCTAATGATACGATGAAACCGATTTATGTTAAGAATGTTAAGATTCAGGGTAAGGTGGTGGGTGTAATTAGGCGTTACTAACCAATCTGTCATTCCGGGCTTGACCCGGAATCCAGAAAATCTAACATAAATTTTTAATTAACAATTTAATCTGTTACTGGATTCCGGCTCCGGGGCCGGAATGACGTGTTTTATTTATGGAATTCAAGCTTACCTCATCTTACAAGCCTGCCGGAGATCAGCCTCAGGCTATTAAGTCGCTATTAAGTAACTACAAAGCCGGACTTTCGGATCAGGTCTTACTTGGTGTTACCGGTAGTGGCAAGACTTTCACGGTGGCTAACGTTATCCAAGAAATTAAAAAGCCCACTTTAATTATTTCGCACAACAAAACTTTAGCGGCCCAGCTGTATCAAGAATTTAAGGAGTTTTTTCCTAAAAATGCCGTGGAGTACTTTGTTAGTTACTACGATTACTATCAACCGGAATCTTACCTCCCGGCTACTGACACTTACATCGAAAAAGATGCCGATATTAATGATGAAATTGATCGACTTCGTTTGCGAGCCACGGCGGCCTTAATGACGCGTTCGGACGTGATCATAGTGGCTTCCGTGTCAGCGATATATTCACTAGGTGATCCCGAAGAATATAGCCAGGCAATTTTAGAATTGAAAGTCGGATCAGCCACAACTTTACGTGCCCATGTTCTAAGTCGATTAATAGAAATGCATTATAATCGCAACGATTTTGAATCTAAAAGAGCGACTTTTCGCGTTAAAGGTGAAAACATTGAAGTTTGGCCGGCTTACGAAGATTACATTTTACGTTTGGAATA
The sequence above is a segment of the candidate division WWE3 bacterium genome. Coding sequences within it:
- a CDS encoding carbohydrate kinase family protein, whose product is MYEVITIGGATQDIFFIDEDFPVKNDALSIEWGEKFLVRKCLITFGGGAANCAVGLSRLGIKTAFWGQIGDDLPGAEIAKNFKQEKVSLQFLEITGKVHSSVSSILVGQGGEHAIIMYRGTNDDLEIEAEALSIELTNTKFFYLADAGSTSEALTTEVLKLVKFHNVRLAFVPGQNQLKLGINKLAPILQETDLFVLNVYEAYELLDLKYQKTELNTCATIEEDVKKALKKFYDLGAKKVIITRDVCGSQAYDGKTFYSEPSPAILEYIDTTGAGDAFATGALAALLRGHGLATALKWGNLESASVIGVYGAQPGLLSNI
- a CDS encoding histidine phosphatase family protein produces the protein MTYGSVYLFRHSESEDNRQHLFSGWRDPDLSQKGVIDAEELAELLKDKVFMSVYTSDLKRNLRTVTEVLKYHPNVAITQDKRLRERSYGDLQGTPHLDLMRQDLALYLTYHRSYNTPPPNGESIAMVEERVLPFCNELADHVKKSSQNVAVCAGNNSMRVIRRFFEGFTIEEMLKIDNPYDNYFTYEVKD
- the lexA gene encoding transcriptional repressor LexA, giving the protein MPPTTYRRQKEVLDFVSQYIQKYGSSPTLQEIASALGLSSLATVHQHLEALEKKGLIKKFDGNIRGFEVINEVITPALEGVEVPIIGYIAAGKPIEAIESPLDTIRISASMLSGKKRAFVLQVRGESMINDGILDGDFVVCEQQQTANNGDIVVALINGATATLKRYYKEKDRIRLQPANDTMKPIYVKNVKIQGKVVGVIRRY